A window of Longispora fulva contains these coding sequences:
- a CDS encoding class I SAM-dependent methyltransferase, whose amino-acid sequence MDDQESDLDTSAAQDVAVTGGSMMSDTTRAARRMSFNADALTYQRGRPRYPDAIFDLLTERCGLRPGARVLEIGAGTGLATGPLLAAGAHVVAVEPGESLAAILAADLACDRLEIIVSDFEAVDLPGRFDLAVAATALHWLDPATSTAKIAGLVRPGGWLAAWWNEFGDRKRPTLFRDRLDEVYHDLLPAETGYRDSRSHVLDTDRWCGQLTTGGYFGDVSVEIIEWNQILTAQTARDQWSTFPNIAELAPPKRAEFLTRLGSLVDEFGGQVADPRLTVIYTAQRVHSSP is encoded by the coding sequence ATGGACGATCAAGAATCCGACCTCGACACCAGCGCTGCCCAGGATGTTGCCGTGACTGGGGGATCGATGATGTCTGACACGACGCGCGCAGCTCGCCGGATGTCGTTCAACGCCGATGCGCTGACCTACCAACGGGGCAGACCACGCTACCCCGACGCGATCTTCGACCTGCTGACAGAGCGGTGCGGACTGCGGCCCGGCGCGCGGGTGCTAGAGATCGGTGCCGGGACGGGCCTGGCTACCGGGCCGTTGTTGGCGGCCGGCGCGCACGTGGTCGCGGTCGAGCCCGGCGAGAGCCTGGCCGCGATCCTCGCCGCCGATCTCGCGTGCGACCGGCTGGAGATCATTGTCAGCGACTTTGAGGCCGTAGACCTGCCAGGCAGGTTCGACCTCGCGGTGGCGGCGACAGCGCTGCATTGGCTCGACCCGGCCACGTCGACCGCGAAGATCGCCGGGCTGGTGCGTCCGGGCGGCTGGCTGGCGGCGTGGTGGAACGAGTTCGGCGACCGCAAGCGGCCGACGCTCTTCCGCGACCGGCTCGATGAGGTCTACCACGACCTGCTGCCCGCCGAGACCGGCTACCGGGACAGCCGCTCTCACGTGCTCGACACCGACCGGTGGTGCGGGCAGTTGACCACGGGCGGCTACTTTGGCGACGTCTCCGTAGAGATCATCGAATGGAATCAGATCCTGACCGCTCAGACCGCGCGGGACCAGTGGTCCACATTCCCGAACATCGCCGAACTCGCCCCGCCGAAACGCGCGGAGTTTCTCACTCGCCTCGGTTCGCTCGTCGACGAGTTCGGCGGCCAGGTCGCAGACCCGCGCCTGACGGTCATCTACACTGCTCAACGTGTTCACAGCTCGCCG
- a CDS encoding phosphotransferase family protein codes for MTDSDWRDGGFRQRRPSVETLAWVAASMGRGSRIVGYRRLTGGVCSAVHRLTVEQRGIRTFVVLRQYPGGLGLQGSLEKEIANLAVVAGSELPVPGILATDIAGASTGGAPSLLMTRLRGHVDLNPAEPRSWLTKIAEIAVLLHSLDLPAKTFRPWTDSWIAPLDGFQVPVDAQNPAVWTAAFGAMAAPPPKDTDVFLHCDLLPVNMLWSRGRITGLTDWNSIHRGSRAIDVGHCRRYLAALYSPEWSEQLRSLYESIAGVTLDPWWDLYALLHYDDSQPKWIRGQVAGRCPVDVPGMTSRVEVAVEAALRRLG; via the coding sequence ATGACCGACAGCGACTGGAGAGATGGCGGGTTCAGGCAGCGTCGACCCTCCGTGGAGACTCTCGCCTGGGTTGCGGCGTCGATGGGTCGGGGCAGCCGCATCGTTGGCTATCGCCGATTGACCGGCGGCGTCTGCTCCGCCGTGCATCGGCTGACCGTCGAGCAACGTGGAATACGAACGTTCGTCGTACTGCGGCAGTACCCGGGCGGGCTTGGCCTGCAGGGGAGCTTGGAGAAGGAGATCGCCAACCTCGCTGTGGTGGCGGGAAGCGAGCTCCCGGTACCGGGCATCCTGGCTACTGATATTGCTGGTGCTTCGACGGGAGGCGCACCATCGTTGCTGATGACACGGCTGCGGGGGCATGTTGACCTCAACCCGGCGGAACCCCGGTCGTGGCTGACGAAGATCGCGGAGATTGCTGTATTGCTGCACTCCCTCGATCTCCCCGCGAAGACGTTCAGACCTTGGACGGATTCTTGGATCGCTCCTCTAGACGGATTTCAGGTGCCGGTCGACGCACAGAATCCGGCCGTGTGGACGGCGGCGTTCGGTGCCATGGCGGCGCCACCGCCAAAGGACACTGACGTCTTTTTGCACTGCGATCTCCTGCCGGTCAACATGCTGTGGTCGCGCGGGAGGATCACTGGATTGACCGACTGGAACTCCATCCATCGGGGGTCGCGCGCGATTGACGTCGGGCACTGTCGGCGATACTTGGCGGCGCTCTACTCGCCCGAGTGGTCGGAGCAGCTACGATCGCTCTATGAGTCGATCGCCGGGGTGACTCTCGATCCGTGGTGGGACCTGTATGCCCTGCTGCACTACGACGACAGCCAGCCGAAGTGGATCCGTGGTCAGGTCGCTGGGCGCTGTCCCGTCGATGTGCCCGGCATGACTTCCCGGGTCGAGGTCGCTGTCGAGGCAGCGCTACGGCGCCTCGGATAA